The Hydra vulgaris chromosome 11, alternate assembly HydraT2T_AEP genome contains a region encoding:
- the LOC136087062 gene encoding uncharacterized protein LOC136087062, with protein MLVPGICCNEISSYQFILSLTIWHDLLFEINKVSKVMQNPSADISIMIKLVETTKIFLESFRSDESFEAIIKKSEEIAINLGTEPVFPQVRLSRKRCFFEYEGTDTPLNGKSKYKVDFFNAIIDVALVSLNERFKMLDSYNKILGFLTRTEKMRSLDANELLNDCKNLEISLRNPSTEELDVNHEELYSEINTFLRMEASAESKDALEILKYITANSLIEIFPNLFIALRILITSSISVASAERSFSKLKLIKNYLRSTMGQDRLSALALISIENKISRSLDCSDLIDEFASLKVRKVKF; from the coding sequence gtttgaaattaacAAAGTAAGTAAAGTTATGCAGAATCCCTCGGCAGATATTTCTATTATGATAAAATTGGTGGAAACtacgaaaatttttttagaatcattCAGAAGTGATGAATCATTTgaagcaattattaaaaaatctgaaGAAATAGCTATAAATTTAGGTACTGAGCCAGTATTCCCTCAAGTGCGGCTTAGCCGAAAACgatgtttttttgaatatgaaGGAACTGATACACCTCTAAATGGAAAGTCTAAATAtaaagtagatttttttaatgcaataattGATGTTGCATTAGTAAGCTTAAATGAAAGATTCAAAATGCTTGATTCatacaacaaaatattaggttttttaACCCGTACCGAAAAAATGCGAAGTTTAGATGCAAATGAATTGTTGAATGattgtaaaaatttagaaatatcaCTGAGAAATCCTAGTACAGAAGAATTGGACGTGAACCATGAAGAGTTATACTCggaaataaatacatttttaagaatGGAAGCTTCGGCGGAATCGAAAGATGCACTGGAAATTTTGAAGTATATTACGGCAAATTCTTTAATCgaaatttttccaaatttatttattgccCTACGAATTTTAATAACTTCCTCTATTTCAGTGGCAAGCGCAGAGAGGTCATTTTCCAAactaaaactcataaaaaactatttacgtTCCACTATGGGTCAAGACCGCTTATCTGCATTAGCTTTAATTtccattgaaaataaaataagtcgGTCCTTGGACTGTTCTGATTTAATTGATGAGTTTGCGTCTTTAAAAGTCAGAAAGGTTAAGTTTTAA
- the LOC100198884 gene encoding uncharacterized protein LOC100198884 yields the protein MKLIIATILINLVQQSFGHGYLQSPAARNSMWRFGFKTPANYNDNELFCGGATVMNMNNGGRCGVCGDPWHVKDQPHMDGGRYGSRIITKTYTKGQIVDLEILLTTSHMGYFEIRIGDFSSTRTSGDSIGKLNGELLQLVTGGTQFRVTERGRFLYKYQVRLPSNLTCERCVLQWWYRGGNNWGCEGGKCGMGLGPQEHFVNCADVKIV from the exons ATGAAACTTATTATAGCTACAATCTTAATTAATCTCGTTCAACAATCTTTCGGACATGGTTATCTCCAAAGTCCAGCTGCCAGAAACTCAATGTGGAGATTTGGCTTTAAAACACCAGCAAATTACAACGATAACGAATTATTTTGCGGTGGAGCCACGGTTATGAATATGAACAACGGTGGACGCTGTGGAGTTTGCGGAGATCCTTGGCACGTAAAAGATCAACCACATATGGACGGTGGAAG GTACGGTAGTCGcataattacaaaaacataTACAAAAGGTCAAATTGTTGATCTTGAAATTCTCTTGACAACCAGTCACATGGGTTACTTCGAGATTAGAATAGGAGATTTTTCTTCCACCAGAACTTCAGGAGATTCAATTGGAAAATTAAATGGAGAATTATTGCAGTTAGTAACAGGAGGTACACAGTTTCGAGTGACAGAGCGAGGTAGATTTTTGTACAAGTATCAAGTTCGTCTTCCCTCTAACTTAACATGCGAACGATGTGTTTTACAATGGTGGTATAGAGGAGGCAATAACTGGGGATGTGAAGGTGGAAAATGTGGAATGGGACTTGGACCTCAAGAACACTTTGTTAATTGCGCAgatgtaaaaattgtttaa